In Hylaeus volcanicus isolate JK05 unplaced genomic scaffold, UHH_iyHylVolc1.0_haploid 12237, whole genome shotgun sequence, the genomic stretch TCAGGGTCATTCGTGTTTTgctgttataaaaaaaattgcgtaATGAGACAACTTATGTAAAAATAGCATGTAATTTGTCTACTACGTAACATTTGATAAATagtcaaattaaaaaaaaaaattaccagTTGTTTGGAACTCTCTACTTTTTccaattcattttctgtaGTAACACTTTCAATTTGCATAATTGAATGTTTTTAACaaggtttgaaaaattttaatagaaaacaaaaataaaaagtatcgaataaCAAAACTAGTCTCATGACAAATGACCGTTCTGtttaattttccacttttacTGTCCCGTagtgaacaaaaaaaagtaatttgatGCAAGAAATTACTCGGCATTGTGAATTACGAATACAAACATCATATGTCATTTTGTTTAGTAAAATACTTATAATTTCTTCAATCAAAATTCACCGCATTCATAAATAGTTACGGGTATTCTTGGACGGCTACTTGCACCATCAACacttccattttcaattttgcgCACTACAAGCATCGAATCATTATCCAATACCTGACCAAAAActatatgttttttatttaaccaaTCGCATTCACCAcacgtaataaaaaattgacaatTATTAGCACTAAAACCACTGCTCGCCATGGATAAAAGTCCTGCTCTATCATGCTGTAACTCTTctacttcaatttttgtacCGGTCGTGGAAggcaatttttctatatcaaCACCATTAAAGTCTCCTCCTTGTACCATAAAATCACGAATAACTCtatggaaaattgttttcttgtaACCTATTGGTACTccatctttcttcttttccccTGTACAATATTGTCGAAATGTCTCAGCAATTTGTGGTGCGACATCCTTAAAAAGCTCCATTTTTATACGACCAATAGGATGTCCACCAACATCCACGTCAAAAAAAACAACAGGATTACTTGGATGCCTTAACGGacgattataattattagatgTCGACGCCATAAAGATCTTTAACACACTTTTTGGATTAGACTTGAACTTTTAAAACATTCTGCTGGGTCAGCCGGGAAAAGATAATTAAAGGACTGTTATAcgtttttagaaataaaattaaataaacacaaTTAAACGCGCAACCTACCTTAAACACACTCacacatataaaaaaatatttatgttaccaaatatatttttatctagtTTGGAATGATTaccgagtttttttttttataactctTGTTTACCTAACAGTTGCATTATAACATTCTAAGTATTTTGCCTATCTTACGTCCTCTTTATGTTATCCATTTTGTTCTATTACTACACGACAACAAAAATTCGATaggaaaacgttttaaaaatgtttcactttAATGCTTGTAACacaataataaactttttaagaTTTTGTATCAAAGGTGaccaacaatttttgtttaacattaaaacttttctgtttttaacaccctaaaaaaaatctcattttacagaaaaaagaagaagatttttaggaaaatctttaattttttgtttacaatctgggagaaatttgtattttaacataaggtttttgaaaaaatacaatgttttgttttaattattttaattgaaatgaatcaTTTCAACCAATCGTTTGATCACTAGATGATATTAAAAGATTGGGTAAAACATCTGTTACTAAAAAAAgtcatattatatttcattcgtcAAATTgcttttacgtttattttgagaaaggatttttgtttgattgttcaaaataactgaatgaatagcttgaacattttttatttcacgcgtCACGACACTTTGAGAACTATTACACCCatccaaaaaattattgtctCAATTTAAAGAAGTTTTACCTTTGCAATTGTTGTAGAACAAGATGAATTTCTTCTTCAACTGCATCGAGCCACTGTATACATTAACAACCTTAGTACTAATAAATTGAGCAACTAGTCTACAAAGCTTACCGTGAAGAGACGATCTGTTACTCTTTTGTCTGTGTCAGCAAATCGTTTCTTTACActctctttcttctcttgTACTGACTATTAAAACCATAGTTTTTCTTGTTagcataaaaaatgaaacttgtCGTGAAAAGGAATACCGTTAACTCGATTCGTAATTCTTGTGACGTTTGTTTCAACTCCTGAATTTCATTATCGAGAAATGATTTTGTAGAGATCTACATACAAAGTTGACATCAATTcgctttttaaaaataaaaatttaccttATAAGCTTCTTGTACGGCTTCAAGCTGATTTGCGtagtgtgttttttttttttttaaatcatccgttaaaaattgaattgattcTTTGATTCCGCAAAGTTTCTAAATGATTCTGTGTCAAGAAAACTTCATGACGTATATGATCTCTACCTTTAAATTAAGctgtatagaattttttatagtGGAGGTCATTTTCTCAGATGATTGTATAGTTTTCTTaacctaaataataaaattgaaacgtttctttaaactttttaacaaaactttaTTACTTTGCTTAAATTCTTCTGTTGTTCTTCTACAGTTTCCTCTAATTCACGAAAATAGTCCCTCCAAGATACTTGATTGAACTAGAAACAGTGGCAATACATATACacacaaagaaaaaagaaggcTCAAAATTGAgcctttataattttaaaaagaaccttacacatttttcaaaaaaaccaTCAATTTCATTCTCAAGTTTCTGTATGATTTCGTCTTCCATCAGCTCGTTTTCTTTATCGATTTGTTTCACTTGACATTGTAGTTTTGTCTCagttattctatttaaaagttGCGCCAATTTTTCATGAGATTTCACTCCTGTTGCTGTAGTCGACGCATAAATGGTCAtgaattgttttaaatgaGTCTCTAATAATTTGGCTGAAGAGAATGTTAACGGTCGAGGATAATGAACAGCGTAAGAATCTAGAAGACTTTCTTTTTCACTATAAGCATGACTGGACTTAAAAGCTCTTAATAATTTTGCAGAAATCGAAAGAGAAtcttcaatattattaataatttgttgcgTCTAAAGTGAATAACAGAATCAGTGAATGCTTAAGACCAGTCGGTGATTCAAAACCCTTCATTCTGAGAGGATTTAGTAACAAAGAACTGACTGAGTGAGCCATAACTAAGAGAGCATTGAGTGACAGAGCTGTAACTGACAGCTCTGAATGAGAAACGTTCAGTAAGACACCTTTAACTAACAGCGGACTTTGTAAAAGAGCACTGAGATAGAAAGGACGGATTGAAAGTGGTCACTATTCAAATATCTTACGCGTTTTTGTAATGTGGAGCATTCGTTAGAAGCATACTGTGCTTGTTTTTGAAGTTCTACTAACGCgtttttttcacattttgttttctcaaCATATTCCAAAACTTCTTGTTTACTAATCTGAAAGAAAAAAGTCATTTAAGGCTAAATTTTAACACGATAAAGACGTATGcaaatagattaaaaataattacccCCTGAGCTTCAACAATAGAcgtaatactttttattttcttctgtaaGTTAAAAATCGTTGCAGCTTGGttgttcttttcttcttgTAAATTCCGAAAACATCGTTTcttaaagaaaagtaaaagacatttttgttttgaggcaaatgttataaaaacttttggtttaataaaaaaataccttttcttcaattaatttttctgttgtTTGAATGCGACtttgtaaacgaaacgaatcaGTTTCTTGTTGTGTAACTTGGGATTGTAACGCgcctataaaaaaaatttaaaattaagaaaaaaaacgttggtttctgaatattttacgaaaactaACCGAGTTGATCCAGTTTGCCTTTGGCAGCTAAATAAACTTGTTTTTGTGCATCCCGCATAGCTTGGGATTCCTTCAATAAAGCCTCCTCTTTTCGACGATATTGCGCAATATCCTTGTCTGAAAATGATTGtctattgaaaacaaaatgccAACTTTATTTGTGAAGAAGCATGGACCTAATAAAGCTTCCaaagatttttcattgatCTCTTTCCCTTGCTGTTTATACATCATATAAGCACTTTGTATTGTACGAACAAGAGCAACAGTGATTGGTTCGCACGGAATATAATCTGTAACCACATGAGACTCTTCttcatgaaaatttgttttaatatacgGTGATTTGATATGTCCACTCTTTAAGTGTAAACCGATAGCGCTATTGTTTTGAGTGGTGTCTTCAATCTCATCCTCGAACTGATAACACCGAAACCCACCAATAACTCTCGGAGTTTCGGGCAACTTATGAGTAGGTTTATGCTGTGATTCTTGTAGCGTAGGTTTTGCTAAATCTTTTAAAACCTTTGAAACAAAAACCaaatacacttttttttattaaagcttAAAGACATActgtttcatcgaaaataagtAGAGCACACAACCATGCAATGGAAGCTAAATGATGTGGCCACATTAAAGGCGTGCAAGGTGATCGAAAGTGTGATTTAGCGAATTGCAAAGGATAccttttgttaaaataaagaacgaaaaaTCAAACTAATTTTTGACGCATTGATTTCTACAGTACCCTAAAAGTTTAAACATTGATGTCACTTTTTCCTCAAGAATAAATGGTTCATTTGATGGATCAATATGActgaaaagaaattgcattaaattgaTATACGACTGTGTTGAAGGACAGTGAACAAAATCTTCGACGAACATTTCCTGATTATATTTCTTCATATGAAGGCATCTGCGGGATAGCGAATTTGTATGAAtcgtttgaaaacaaaaaaaagaaagaattgggGTTTACCGTAAAATAACCAAAGCTGCATCTCTTCGTACTTTTTCAGAAGAAAACTTTGTTGGATccaatacaatattttcaaaagtggTAGGGatgataacatttttatctttatatatCCGTTTAGATGCAATACTTGATGTTCTGTTTATACTTCTTACGGCTGAAGAACTTTGATTTGTTGAATTGAACATAACGGAATTTCCATATCTTTCACTACTTGTATTAACTCCACGTCTTACGGAACTTCCCTTCATCAACTGATTCGAGCCACCCGATACCAGTGGTGGATAGCGTAAAGAAGATAAAGTATTTTCATGACTGTCGCGTCGTAAAACAGTACCATAACGCGACTTTCCAATCGTTGAAGGCGTCATAGAAGCTTGAGCTGTAATTGATATTCTTTTCGTATGGGAAGGCATATGACTTGAACTTCTTAAAGAGGAAGTATCGTATGTAAGTGAAAAtcgttctgtttttttttcataattttgtgtaTCACTATAAAATGGAGTTGGTGAAGGTCTTAATCCTCTTGTATGTAACGTACATTCCACTGGTGTGTTACTACTAAATGATTGACGATGTTCACCTGTTTTACCTTTCGTTAAACATAGTGAGGGTATATTAGAGAGTTGATGGAAAGAGTcagataatttttcaatttcttgtgGAACCTTTTGCCTTGAAACAAAACGATCAACTGATTGACATCGACGAGAAGTCATacgacatttttcttctttatgaaaaaatggTTCGGGTGTTGAAgaagtaaaattttcaaaagattctcttttcctttttatatcATCAAGAGTTAAATGCGTTAAAGTCTTTTTCGTATAAgccattaaaaagaaaaaaaatgtttttttttaatactgtgcaaaataatcatttctttggacaattttcatttcttcaaatAGGCTACCGACTCCATTATGTTCTGTGACATTAACACCATTTTAATTgtctttcaaaaaaaaaattcatcactgaaaaatattcttttgaatTATCTTGACCAGGTTttgactatttttttttttttattgttgattaaaaaaaaatctgtttttttccGCAACATTAAACGCATaacgttttcttcttcatctccATGCTTCACCGCAATGCCAACGTGCTTTATAccataataaaacaaaaatcatagaacaaataatagttttgatatcaCTACAATGTACTTAGTAAACTTAAAAGTTTTTtaagtacttttttttttttttttaattttgatctaTTACAAAACttaccgttttttttttgtaaaaataccaTTTAAAATGCTGTTTTTAGGAATTTCAACGCCTAAAGTTCATCGAAATACTATGCGAGCGTGTTCTTTAACtttatcacttttttttattctgcaaccgtttcttttaaatcatgTCGTTTACGATATTTTCCCTCGTTTTCTCTATTA encodes the following:
- the LOC128884489 gene encoding peptidyl-prolyl cis-trans isomerase H-like, with protein sequence MASTSNNYNRPLRHPSNPVVFFDVDVGGHPIGRIKMELFKDVAPQIAETFRQYCTGEKKKDGVPIGYKKTIFHRVIRDFMVQGGDFNGVDIEKLPSTTGTKIEVEELQHDRAGLLSMASSGFSANNCQFFITCGECDWLNKKHIVFGQVLDNDSMLVVRKIENGSVDGASSRPRIPVTIYECGEF
- the LOC128884159 gene encoding uncharacterized protein LOC128884159 gives rise to the protein MAYTKKTLTHLTLDDIKRKRESFENFTSSTPEPFFHKEEKCRMTSRRCQSVDRFVSRQKVPQEIEKLSDSFHQLSNIPSLCLTKGKTGEHRQSFSSNTPVECTLHTRGLRPSPTPFYSDTQNYEKKTERFSLTYDTSSLRSSSHMPSHTKRISITAQASMTPSTIGKSRYGTVLRRDSHENTLSSLRYPPLVSGGSNQLMKGSSVRRGVNTSSERYGNSVMFNSTNQSSSAVRSINRTSSIASKRIYKDKNVIIPTTFENIVLDPTKFSSEKVRRDAALVILRCLHMKKYNQEMFVEDFVHCPSTQSYINLMQFLFSHIDPSNEPFILEEKVTSMFKLLGYPLQFAKSHFRSPCTPLMWPHHLASIAWLCALLIFDETVLKDLAKPTLQESQHKPTHKLPETPRVIGGFRCYQFEDEIEDTTQNNSAIGLHLKSGHIKSPYIKTNFHEEESHVVTDYIPCEPITVALVRTIQSAYMMYKQQGKEINEKSLEALLDKDIAQYRRKEEALLKESQAMRDAQKQVYLAAKGKLDQLGALQSQVTQQETDSFRLQSRIQTTEKLIEEKKRCFRNLQEEKNNQAATIFNLQKKIKSITSIVEAQGISKQEVLEYVEKTKCEKNALVELQKQAQYASNECSTLQKRTQQIINNIEDSLSISAKLLRAFKSSHAYSEKESLLDSYAVHYPRPLTFSSAKLLETHLKQFMTIYASTTATGVKSHEKLAQLLNRITETKLQCQVKQIDKENELMEDEIIQKLENEIDGFFEKCFNQVSWRDYFRELEETVEEQQKNLSKVKKTIQSSEKMTSTIKNSIQLNLKKLCGIKESIQFLTDDLKKKKTHYANQLEAVQEAYKISTKSFLDNEIQELKQTSQELRIELTSVQEKKESVKKRFADTDKRVTDRLFTWLDAVEEEIHLVLQQLQSSQSVVTREIKNVQAIHSVILNNQTKILSQNKLTDVLPNLLISSSDQTIG